In bacterium, a single genomic region encodes these proteins:
- a CDS encoding CBS domain-containing protein codes for MLVQECMITDPLTIGADATVSAAAESMRAARTGRVCVVAGDHLVGVATWGDLMRVPSSCAGSPADVAIATVMTKNPVVISAEAPIEEAARTIYWHDLRALPVVDGQTLVGLVTSRDVIGSLIRRGGTDILGITMTVALPGDLTDLHRLSKALIALRTTLSPFTLNVRLDRFEHRARIRAASTSLAVAEQLAAAGFTISGLRLDTAAVMPTHHPSHPRDEGSAPAIPPVPDDPLD; via the coding sequence ATGCTCGTTCAGGAGTGCATGATCACGGACCCGCTCACGATCGGAGCGGACGCGACCGTGAGTGCGGCGGCAGAGTCCATGCGGGCCGCGCGCACGGGACGCGTGTGCGTTGTGGCCGGCGACCACCTCGTCGGCGTCGCGACCTGGGGAGACCTGATGCGCGTGCCTTCGTCCTGCGCGGGTAGTCCGGCGGACGTCGCGATCGCTACCGTGATGACGAAGAACCCGGTGGTGATCAGTGCCGAGGCGCCGATCGAGGAAGCCGCCCGCACCATCTACTGGCACGACCTTCGGGCGTTGCCGGTGGTGGACGGGCAAACGCTCGTTGGGCTTGTGACGAGCCGCGATGTGATCGGGAGCCTGATCCGCCGGGGTGGTACCGACATCTTGGGCATTACGATGACCGTCGCGCTTCCGGGCGACCTGACGGATCTCCACCGGCTCTCGAAGGCGCTCATCGCGCTGCGCACCACCCTGTCGCCCTTTACGTTGAACGTTCGGCTGGACCGCTTCGAGCATCGGGCTCGCATACGAGCGGCTTCGACGTCGCTCGCCGTCGCGGAACAACTCGCCGCGGCAGGATTCACGATCTCTGGATTGCGCCTCGATACCGCCGCAGTGATGCCGACGCATCACCCCAGTCACCCGCGCGACGAGGGATCCGCACCGGCCATTCCCCCAGTACCCGACGACCCGCTAGACTAG